The following proteins come from a genomic window of Candidatus Binatia bacterium:
- a CDS encoding aromatic-ring-hydroxylating dioxygenase subunit beta: MNARKKNLASTDPLYAEALDFLYDEAELLDAGRFTEWLELMTEDLTYRMPARQNRSRKAKADTTETEIFSDNIASLRLRVNRLGTDFAWAESPPSRTRHHVTNVRVRATPNPDELEVSSYVMVFRDRPTPSAPSSYSGERQDLLRKVDGRWRLARRTILLDQAVLTTRNLSIFF; encoded by the coding sequence ATGAACGCGCGCAAAAAAAATCTCGCCTCTACGGATCCGCTCTACGCCGAAGCTCTCGATTTTCTTTACGACGAAGCCGAGCTGCTCGATGCGGGGCGCTTCACCGAATGGCTCGAGCTCATGACGGAGGATCTGACCTATCGCATGCCCGCGCGCCAAAACCGCTCGCGCAAGGCCAAGGCGGATACGACCGAGACCGAGATTTTCTCCGACAATATCGCCTCGCTCCGGTTGCGCGTCAACCGCCTCGGCACCGACTTCGCTTGGGCGGAAAGCCCGCCCTCGCGCACGCGCCATCACGTGACCAACGTCCGGGTGCGCGCGACGCCGAACCCCGACGAGCTTGAAGTCTCGAGCTACGTTATGGTCTTTCGCGATCGCCCCACCCCGTCGGCCCCCTCGTCCTATTCAGGCGAGCGGCAGGATCTTTTGCGCAAAGTGGACGGACGTTGGCGCCTGGCGCGAAGGACCATCTTGCTGGATCAGGCAGTATTGACTACGAGGAACCTCAGCATCTTTTTCTGA
- a CDS encoding UbiD family decarboxylase has product MPYKDFRDYLARLEEIGDLKHVTAPVDWDEELGVVAFEGLVRRSPALIFEKIKDHETTRGKRLAVNFIESAARGKVALGLSPNAPQDEVIQTVRRRLRHPLKPVMVSGGACKEVVLTGDDVDLYQFPTPKIHPRDGGRYVMTWSNVITRDPESGWINVGTYRGMIQDRNTIGMLIEVHHHGAVHMRRWRDAGHRRMPMAVAIGVDPLCLICSAVNFPSGVYEYEMVGALREAPLELTRCETIDLAVPAEAEIVLEGELTVDPEDFRPEGPFGEATGHYVTLKDERRPVFHVKCITHRRDPIHTTRYVGAISPALTTESNAAIGPIRAAVTWNQLEDRGVEGIKGLRSVGGGGSTVTVISIKQSYYGQAKQTAAALWGIGGGGKMTVVVDDDVDISDLNKIMIAIANRVRPAEDVQIMRGFSGGELDPSNHPDVLARTGGVGNTDKILIDATWPMDWDPRPEWGGLRHPPSCLPEEPARAQVKKRWKELGID; this is encoded by the coding sequence GTGCCCTACAAAGATTTTCGCGATTATCTCGCCAGGCTGGAAGAGATCGGCGATCTGAAACACGTCACCGCTCCCGTCGATTGGGATGAAGAGCTGGGCGTCGTCGCCTTCGAGGGACTCGTGCGCCGCAGTCCCGCGCTCATCTTCGAGAAGATCAAAGACCATGAGACCACGCGGGGAAAGAGATTGGCCGTAAACTTCATCGAGAGCGCCGCCCGGGGGAAAGTCGCCCTCGGCCTGTCGCCCAACGCGCCTCAAGACGAGGTGATTCAAACGGTCCGGCGGCGTTTGCGGCACCCCCTGAAACCGGTGATGGTCTCGGGAGGCGCCTGCAAAGAGGTGGTGCTGACCGGCGACGACGTCGATCTCTACCAGTTCCCGACGCCGAAGATCCATCCGCGCGACGGCGGCCGCTATGTCATGACCTGGTCGAACGTCATCACGCGCGATCCCGAGTCGGGCTGGATCAACGTCGGCACTTACCGCGGCATGATCCAGGATCGCAACACGATCGGCATGCTGATCGAAGTGCACCACCACGGAGCGGTCCACATGCGCCGCTGGCGCGACGCGGGACACCGGCGCATGCCGATGGCCGTGGCTATCGGCGTCGATCCGCTCTGCCTCATCTGCTCCGCGGTCAACTTCCCCTCGGGCGTCTACGAATACGAAATGGTCGGCGCGCTGCGCGAGGCGCCGCTGGAATTGACCCGGTGCGAGACGATCGACCTGGCCGTTCCGGCCGAGGCCGAGATCGTTCTCGAAGGAGAATTGACGGTCGATCCCGAAGATTTTCGCCCGGAAGGTCCGTTCGGCGAGGCCACGGGACACTACGTCACGTTGAAGGACGAGCGCCGGCCGGTGTTCCACGTCAAGTGCATCACGCACCGGCGCGATCCCATCCACACGACCCGCTACGTCGGCGCCATCTCGCCCGCGCTGACGACGGAATCGAACGCCGCGATCGGCCCGATTCGCGCGGCGGTGACGTGGAATCAGTTGGAGGACCGCGGCGTGGAAGGCATCAAGGGGCTCCGCTCCGTCGGCGGCGGCGGCAGCACGGTCACCGTGATCTCGATCAAGCAATCTTACTATGGACAGGCCAAACAAACAGCCGCCGCTCTCTGGGGCATTGGCGGCGGCGGAAAGATGACGGTCGTCGTGGACGACGACGTCGACATCAGCGACCTGAACAAGATCATGATCGCCATCGCCAACCGGGTGAGACCGGCGGAAGATGTGCAAATCATGCGCGGCTTCTCCGGCGGCGAGCTCGACCCTTCGAACCATCCGGACGTTCTCGCCAGGACCGGCGGCGTCGGCAACACCGACAAGATTTTGATCGACGCCACCTGGCCGATGGACTGGGACCCCAGGCCCGAGTGGGGCGGCCTCAGGCATCCTCCCTCCTGCCTCCCCGAAGAACCCGCGCGGGCTCAGGTGAAAAAGCGATGGAAGGAGCTGGGGATCGATTAA
- a CDS encoding ABC transporter substrate-binding protein, with translation MHNTLRKRFLNSCSDNLKSKTCGEPCRTIENLKWGGIVALALAFTMCGAVATAQQTGKVSRIGFLDPSTASGSPVLLEAFRQELRQLGWVEGKNITIEYRFAEQKSERLPELAADLVRLKVDLIVVVATPSALAAKSATTTIPIVMTNVADPVGAGLIASLARPGGNVTGFASLSPELNTKRLEILKDAVSKLARVGLLRLPDTTISQDLQLKELRPAALALKLKTG, from the coding sequence ATGCACAACACATTGCGGAAACGATTCTTGAATTCTTGCTCCGACAATCTAAAATCGAAAACCTGTGGTGAGCCATGTCGAACCATCGAAAATCTAAAATGGGGTGGCATCGTCGCCCTCGCTCTCGCATTCACAATGTGCGGGGCTGTGGCCACGGCGCAGCAGACAGGGAAAGTTTCCCGCATCGGTTTCCTCGATCCAAGCACTGCTTCCGGTAGCCCGGTTCTCTTGGAGGCGTTCCGGCAAGAGTTGCGTCAGCTTGGGTGGGTCGAGGGAAAAAATATCACCATTGAGTATCGGTTTGCCGAGCAAAAGTCTGAGCGCCTGCCTGAGCTTGCGGCGGACCTGGTTCGTCTAAAGGTTGATCTGATCGTGGTCGTAGCGACGCCATCGGCGTTAGCGGCCAAGAGCGCCACCACGACCATCCCCATCGTGATGACGAATGTTGCCGATCCTGTGGGTGCAGGTCTGATTGCCAGTCTGGCGCGGCCGGGAGGCAATGTCACCGGTTTCGCGAGTTTATCGCCCGAGCTAAACACAAAAAGGTTGGAGATACTCAAGGACGCAGTCTCCAAGCTCGCTCGAGTTGGACTTTTACGGTTGCCGGACACCACGATATCACAAGACCTCCAACTGAAGGAGCTCAGGCCTGCGGCTCTGGCACTGAAGCTAAAAACCGGCTGA
- a CDS encoding Rieske 2Fe-2S domain-containing protein: MKNPTQKETSPWVDTDAGLVSAKIFVDEEIYRLEQERIYSRSWLFLAHDSEIPEPGDFVTRWMGEDPVIVWRGQDRKARVFLNVCRHRGRRVCAEDVGKAAQMRCPYHGWTYSNMGKLAAVPFFEGYQGRLEKESLGLCEAKVESYRGLIFGSWDEKAEGLEEYLGEMRWVLDLMFGRSDGAEVVGGPMRWTTDANWKLAAANFAGDGTHIFTTHGFRTALGIETIGGKRDSYTFPTPGGHAAAITSWPYETKYQSYLGLPQSLWPELERQLSPEQFKLMESLQVIVGNFFPNLSFLNTSSHLPEELAGSDEATASFLTLRQWQPKGPQKMEVWSWCFVDKNAPAWWKEASRQCYLRSFGMAGMFEQDDMENWGEITQALRGSMARRLDLQYKMGLEATPAPAWPGPGTAYLQRPTFLEVNERHFYRRWQELIQSEA; the protein is encoded by the coding sequence ATGAAAAATCCCACGCAAAAAGAAACCTCGCCCTGGGTTGACACCGACGCCGGGTTGGTGAGCGCGAAAATCTTCGTCGACGAGGAGATCTACCGCCTCGAGCAAGAGCGGATCTATAGCCGCTCCTGGCTCTTTCTGGCGCACGATTCGGAGATTCCCGAGCCGGGCGACTTCGTCACCCGCTGGATGGGCGAGGACCCGGTGATCGTGTGGCGGGGACAGGACCGAAAGGCGCGGGTTTTTCTCAACGTCTGCCGCCACCGCGGCCGCCGGGTGTGCGCGGAGGACGTGGGCAAGGCGGCGCAGATGCGCTGCCCCTATCACGGCTGGACCTACAGCAACATGGGGAAGCTCGCCGCGGTGCCGTTTTTTGAGGGATATCAGGGGAGGCTGGAGAAAGAGAGTCTGGGGCTATGCGAGGCGAAGGTGGAGAGTTACCGGGGGCTGATATTCGGGAGCTGGGATGAGAAGGCGGAGGGGCTTGAGGAATATTTAGGCGAGATGAGATGGGTGTTGGATTTGATGTTCGGGCGGAGCGATGGGGCTGAGGTTGTGGGCGGGCCGATGCGGTGGACGACGGACGCCAACTGGAAACTCGCCGCCGCCAACTTCGCCGGCGACGGCACTCATATATTTACGACGCACGGTTTCCGCACAGCTTTAGGAATCGAAACCATCGGCGGAAAAAGAGACAGCTACACCTTCCCGACGCCCGGCGGCCACGCGGCTGCGATCACATCGTGGCCCTACGAAACCAAATACCAATCTTATCTCGGGTTGCCCCAATCGCTTTGGCCCGAGCTTGAGCGTCAATTGAGCCCCGAACAGTTCAAGTTGATGGAAAGCCTCCAGGTGATCGTGGGAAATTTCTTTCCCAACCTGAGTTTTCTCAACACGTCGTCCCATTTGCCGGAAGAATTGGCCGGTTCCGACGAAGCAACGGCCTCTTTTCTCACGCTGCGCCAGTGGCAGCCAAAGGGGCCGCAGAAGATGGAAGTCTGGTCGTGGTGCTTCGTCGACAAAAATGCTCCCGCGTGGTGGAAAGAAGCGTCGAGGCAGTGCTATCTGAGAAGCTTCGGCATGGCGGGGATGTTCGAGCAAGACGACATGGAGAATTGGGGCGAGATCACCCAAGCGCTCCGCGGCTCGATGGCGCGCCGTCTGGACCTCCAGTACAAGATGGGTCTGGAGGCGACGCCGGCTCCGGCATGGCCCGGACCCGGCACCGCTTATCTCCAGCGCCCGACTTTTCTCGAGGTGAACGAGCGCCATTTCTACCGGCGCTGGCAGGAGCTGATACAAAGCGAGGCGTGA